The following coding sequences are from one Microbacterium sp. SORGH_AS_0969 window:
- a CDS encoding helix-turn-helix domain-containing protein: MVRRFDVTVEREGRWWVFEIPELGTGGQAASLREVESEAQGVAAMWLDVPLTDVSVTVTVHGAEDLLDEWAAAGREEAEARRAQARAAERRRAVIAQLRAQRYSAPDVGRVLGISPQRVHQIEKRKAS; encoded by the coding sequence ATGGTTCGCAGGTTCGATGTCACCGTGGAGCGCGAAGGGCGCTGGTGGGTGTTCGAGATCCCCGAGCTCGGAACCGGTGGCCAGGCCGCTTCGCTCCGTGAGGTCGAGAGCGAAGCTCAGGGTGTGGCGGCGATGTGGCTCGACGTTCCGCTCACCGATGTTTCTGTCACGGTCACCGTCCACGGTGCGGAAGATCTTCTGGACGAATGGGCAGCAGCCGGTCGGGAAGAGGCCGAGGCGCGACGTGCCCAGGCTCGCGCGGCCGAACGCCGACGGGCCGTCATCGCGCAACTTCGTGCGCAGAGGTACTCCGCCCCAGACGTGGGGCGTGTACTGGGCATCAGCCCGCAACGCGTTCATCAGATCGAGAAGCGCAAGGCCTCCTGA
- a CDS encoding SCO7613 C-terminal domain-containing membrane protein, with the protein MSQNIAGLVHARDEALRLIREDAAARARAAVPEPTTSAVPSAGPVPAAAETPVPPASVPVSGPAAPISPPGALEPAEEQGTSVPVPDAAPVEPAAGSGPALPVAAQAAAPPTFTAPPGFAPPGELHPSPDAGAVPPAGGPSEVAPSGPAFPPPKPDEPAKPRRSGVQVFLLSVGVVLLAVAAAFFLTVAWVSGGLVLRSIIVGALTAGVIVTASVLRRRRLTATAEGIALLGIALVALDVWAVRANDLAGASGADARVYWGWAAVLAGIAFVVWARLAGLRAPLSAGVASLAVGPPLVVAGLLSRDITLGWYAAGLTVLVLTLAAPLVRRLARADIGSVAIETTALRAFAGIGAILALISALVLDPESAWTPFAASVPLAVLLAVHAGAFLRTGAAPVATVAAPFAVLALGSGVTATVVRLADATVTVTVPLLVAVVVALALEAVAARLGAGAARTALLAGALTAAAGAALAAVAPVLWALAALGAPLRRLLPLFGESAFVVNDVDATSTAAVISLVAAVVLAALVWRLTGRGASRRVVVWWVAAGVLLLVGPQWRVGLAIVLWYIALAITGVVLLRRRRGDVAVSAVAGSLALLTGWVLSFSSPLAWTVATLGFLVVLWMLASVTPAVRVPSTGVFVAFAAGSAWLAPAAVLEGLGLEVLGLGPLEAVGSVASICLLLALAPWSGPLAPPRGWDAGQREAAASVGLAIVFLSAAVFAVFGNTDRAASTWWTGIGVVATAAAAWIVLGRACRAWVALRPGAAVVWPLLATMAALAIIRPLEPVELVASVAVASVGLLAAAVALVALRGDVRTRILTDAGTAAVALLSVTAFAPRAGFWLPLLIVAITALIWSVDADGLFVSRGVRRHLVWLAVALATGALWLLLSSEGVETVEAYTLPLAGALVLLAAANERARRRVGGRSVAPPAVIAFAGTALALVPSAVTDAEDTVRVVVAGVLGAVILVAGSWVRPPRTPDVLPLAVAAAGALSLLLVGGAQLLHAAERGASGGPLLDAFVLVVAAALTAAAVGCGRRSEPWTLPLGRGAVIAAAVVLAIGETVLVGVDGGPIVRAVLAVLVLGAAGAAVLRVRHALAGIPVASVLLGGAALVAVTGLGAGIRPVEGMTLPLAAVLVAAAAALRARPLSPAATGLVSLGLGVALLPSAALVADELPRAISVLAAAVVLLLVAALVTRDVLRPLVLPTLGVAALALVVAGGVRGVVDLDRPAFDAWMLAVAVPLVVVAVLLQRRGDAVPAFASPSAALTALGFAGVLSALRLAAVGDESLRAAVTIVAILAVAVLWNGVHRALVFWAGVGVAAALGTVALATGSADPVELVTAPIAAVLVWHGIRSLRARPELHSWPALGVGLALLLVPSLLFDFVGDNVLWRVIGLGVVALAVLLVGARFRLQAPVLLGGVVLIVHAVAQLWPWIASIYESVSGLWWLWLGIAGVLLIIVAATYERRIREVKAAALAIRALR; encoded by the coding sequence TTGTCGCAGAACATCGCCGGTCTCGTCCACGCGCGCGACGAGGCGCTGCGGCTGATTCGTGAGGATGCCGCGGCGCGGGCACGCGCGGCCGTTCCCGAGCCCACGACATCGGCAGTCCCATCTGCAGGGCCGGTTCCGGCTGCTGCCGAGACGCCCGTTCCTCCCGCTTCGGTCCCGGTCTCCGGCCCAGCGGCTCCGATCTCTCCCCCCGGCGCACTCGAGCCCGCAGAGGAGCAGGGCACGTCGGTGCCGGTTCCCGACGCCGCGCCGGTCGAGCCCGCCGCGGGCTCCGGGCCTGCGCTGCCGGTGGCCGCTCAGGCGGCGGCACCCCCGACGTTCACGGCGCCCCCGGGGTTCGCCCCTCCGGGCGAGCTGCATCCGTCCCCGGACGCCGGGGCCGTCCCGCCTGCGGGCGGTCCGAGCGAGGTCGCTCCGAGCGGGCCGGCCTTCCCTCCGCCGAAACCCGACGAGCCGGCGAAACCGCGCCGCTCGGGCGTGCAGGTCTTCCTCCTCTCGGTCGGCGTCGTCCTGCTCGCCGTGGCCGCGGCGTTCTTTCTCACGGTGGCCTGGGTCAGCGGCGGTCTCGTCCTGCGCTCGATCATCGTGGGGGCTCTGACCGCGGGTGTGATCGTCACGGCATCCGTTCTTCGCCGTCGGCGACTGACCGCGACGGCCGAAGGGATCGCGCTCCTCGGGATCGCCCTCGTCGCCCTCGACGTGTGGGCCGTGCGCGCCAACGACCTCGCCGGCGCGTCCGGGGCGGATGCGCGCGTCTACTGGGGGTGGGCGGCGGTTCTCGCCGGCATCGCGTTCGTCGTCTGGGCGCGCCTCGCAGGCCTCCGCGCTCCGCTGTCCGCGGGCGTCGCGTCGCTGGCGGTGGGTCCGCCTCTCGTCGTGGCCGGTCTGCTCTCCCGCGACATCACGCTCGGGTGGTACGCCGCCGGACTGACGGTCCTCGTCCTCACCCTCGCCGCTCCGCTCGTGCGGCGGCTGGCCCGGGCCGACATCGGATCCGTCGCGATCGAAACCACGGCCCTTCGGGCGTTCGCGGGGATCGGCGCGATCCTCGCCCTGATCTCCGCGCTCGTCCTCGACCCCGAGAGTGCGTGGACGCCGTTCGCCGCGAGCGTCCCGCTCGCCGTGCTGCTCGCCGTGCACGCGGGCGCGTTCCTCCGCACCGGTGCGGCTCCGGTCGCGACCGTGGCGGCGCCGTTCGCGGTGCTCGCTCTCGGGTCCGGCGTCACCGCCACGGTCGTCCGTCTCGCGGATGCCACGGTCACCGTCACCGTTCCCCTCCTCGTCGCGGTGGTCGTCGCGCTCGCCCTCGAGGCCGTCGCGGCACGGCTGGGGGCTGGGGCTGCCCGAACGGCCCTGCTCGCCGGCGCCCTCACCGCTGCCGCGGGCGCCGCCCTGGCCGCGGTCGCCCCCGTCCTCTGGGCGCTCGCGGCGCTGGGTGCTCCGCTGCGTCGCCTGCTCCCGCTGTTCGGCGAATCCGCGTTCGTCGTGAACGACGTGGATGCCACGAGCACGGCCGCGGTCATCTCGCTCGTCGCCGCGGTGGTGCTGGCCGCTCTCGTGTGGCGTCTCACCGGCCGCGGCGCGAGCCGCCGTGTCGTCGTGTGGTGGGTCGCCGCGGGCGTTCTGCTCCTGGTCGGTCCGCAATGGCGCGTGGGTCTCGCGATCGTCCTCTGGTACATCGCGCTGGCGATCACCGGCGTGGTGCTTCTGCGGCGACGACGGGGCGATGTCGCGGTGTCCGCCGTGGCGGGGAGCCTCGCACTCCTGACCGGTTGGGTCCTGTCGTTCTCGTCGCCGCTGGCGTGGACCGTCGCGACGCTCGGGTTCCTCGTCGTGCTCTGGATGCTGGCATCCGTCACCCCGGCGGTACGCGTGCCCTCGACCGGGGTGTTCGTCGCTTTCGCGGCAGGCAGCGCGTGGCTCGCCCCCGCCGCCGTGCTCGAGGGGCTCGGTCTCGAGGTCCTCGGTCTCGGGCCGCTCGAAGCCGTCGGGTCTGTCGCGTCGATCTGCCTGCTGCTCGCCCTGGCGCCCTGGAGTGGTCCGCTCGCGCCTCCGCGTGGATGGGACGCCGGGCAGCGCGAGGCGGCTGCCTCCGTGGGACTCGCGATCGTCTTCCTGTCGGCGGCGGTCTTCGCGGTGTTCGGCAACACCGATCGCGCCGCGTCGACGTGGTGGACCGGGATCGGGGTCGTGGCCACCGCGGCCGCCGCGTGGATCGTCCTCGGCCGTGCGTGCCGCGCCTGGGTGGCCCTGCGGCCCGGGGCGGCGGTCGTGTGGCCGCTGCTCGCGACGATGGCGGCTCTTGCGATCATCCGCCCGCTCGAGCCGGTCGAGCTGGTGGCGAGCGTCGCGGTCGCGTCCGTCGGCCTCCTCGCGGCCGCCGTCGCGCTGGTCGCCCTGCGCGGTGACGTCCGCACGCGGATCCTCACCGACGCCGGAACCGCCGCGGTCGCGCTCCTGTCGGTGACGGCGTTCGCCCCTCGCGCGGGTTTCTGGCTCCCGCTCCTGATCGTCGCGATCACCGCCCTGATCTGGTCCGTCGACGCGGACGGACTCTTCGTCTCTCGGGGTGTGCGGCGCCATCTCGTGTGGCTCGCGGTCGCGCTCGCGACGGGCGCGCTCTGGCTGCTGCTCTCGTCCGAAGGAGTCGAGACCGTCGAGGCGTACACGCTCCCGCTCGCGGGTGCTCTCGTGCTGCTGGCCGCCGCGAATGAGCGTGCGCGTCGCCGCGTCGGCGGGCGCTCGGTCGCCCCGCCCGCCGTGATCGCCTTCGCCGGGACAGCGCTGGCGCTAGTCCCCTCGGCGGTGACGGATGCCGAAGACACCGTTCGCGTGGTCGTCGCCGGTGTGTTGGGTGCGGTGATCCTCGTCGCCGGTTCCTGGGTTCGCCCGCCGCGGACGCCCGACGTGCTCCCGCTCGCGGTCGCCGCCGCGGGCGCGCTGTCGTTGCTTCTCGTGGGGGGTGCGCAGCTTCTCCACGCGGCGGAGCGCGGTGCATCCGGGGGCCCTCTCCTCGACGCGTTCGTGCTCGTGGTCGCCGCGGCCCTGACTGCCGCGGCCGTGGGCTGCGGGCGTCGTTCGGAGCCCTGGACGCTACCCCTCGGTCGAGGGGCGGTCATCGCGGCAGCGGTCGTTCTCGCGATCGGCGAGACGGTGCTCGTCGGCGTCGATGGCGGCCCGATCGTGCGAGCTGTTCTGGCGGTCCTCGTGCTCGGTGCTGCCGGCGCCGCGGTCCTGCGGGTCCGGCACGCGCTGGCGGGAATCCCGGTGGCATCCGTCCTCCTCGGTGGCGCGGCGCTCGTCGCCGTGACCGGCCTCGGCGCGGGCATCCGCCCGGTCGAGGGGATGACGCTTCCCCTCGCGGCCGTCCTCGTCGCGGCCGCAGCGGCGCTGCGCGCTCGGCCTCTCTCTCCGGCGGCCACGGGTCTCGTGAGCCTCGGGCTCGGCGTGGCGCTCCTCCCCTCGGCAGCCCTCGTCGCTGATGAGCTCCCGCGGGCGATCTCGGTCCTCGCCGCCGCTGTCGTTCTTCTGCTCGTGGCGGCGCTCGTGACGCGCGACGTGCTGCGTCCGCTGGTCCTGCCGACGCTCGGTGTGGCGGCTCTGGCTCTCGTCGTCGCGGGCGGCGTGCGCGGGGTCGTCGACCTCGACCGGCCCGCCTTCGACGCGTGGATGCTCGCGGTGGCGGTCCCCCTCGTGGTGGTCGCGGTTCTTCTGCAGCGTCGGGGCGACGCCGTCCCGGCGTTCGCTTCTCCGTCGGCCGCGCTGACGGCGCTGGGATTCGCGGGGGTCCTCTCCGCGCTGCGGCTCGCCGCGGTCGGCGACGAAAGCCTTCGCGCAGCGGTGACGATCGTCGCGATCCTCGCCGTCGCGGTTCTCTGGAACGGCGTGCATCGCGCGCTCGTGTTCTGGGCCGGTGTGGGTGTCGCGGCTGCGCTGGGAACGGTCGCTCTCGCCACAGGATCCGCCGATCCGGTCGAGCTCGTGACGGCGCCGATCGCGGCCGTGCTCGTGTGGCACGGCATCCGCTCTCTCCGCGCTCGACCCGAGCTCCACAGCTGGCCTGCCCTCGGCGTAGGACTGGCGCTGCTGCTCGTCCCGTCTCTGCTGTTCGACTTCGTCGGCGACAACGTGCTCTGGCGCGTGATCGGGCTCGGCGTGGTCGCCCTCGCCGTGCTGTTGGTCGGTGCGCGCTTCAGGTTGCAGGCCCCGGTGCTGCTCGGCGGTGTCGTGCTGATCGTGCACGCCGTCGCCCAGCTCTGGCCCTGGATCGCGTCGATCTACGAGAGCGTGTCGGGCCTGTGGTGGCTCTGGCTCGGGATCGCGGGTGTGCTCCTCATCATCGTCGCGGCCACATACGAGCGCCGCATCCGCGAGGTGAAGGCCGCGGCCCTCGCGATTCGCGCGCTGCGCTGA
- a CDS encoding Fic family protein, producing MDATRSVDSAFGYATREPGKKDAFVYYLPRPIPRQLNLSSVVVAALSEADAALGHLQGLGMLITDPSLLIGPYLRREALASSRIEGTQASLSEVFQAEIDTDARNDDTAEVHRYLQATHQAYTLAATLPITQRLILQVHETLLTGVRGEEKSPGEFRRSPVWVGRAGATPTSATFVPPLPQHLGDLLADWERFVNDDGRALPALVQAGLMHYQFETIHPFLDGNGRIGRLLINLLLMERKRLPLPLLYLSNYFETHREEYYERLQAVREKADIEGWLTFFLEAVRAQADDAVDRSRRLISIRERYHSEAIKERSNLPRLVDIIVRNPFVTVKSVEDELQMTNQGTRLLIKNAEKRGWLRSLGTHGRGGRERWYAPAIFEVIDMPMGYEG from the coding sequence ATGGATGCAACCCGATCTGTCGACTCCGCATTCGGATACGCCACGCGCGAGCCCGGCAAGAAGGATGCGTTCGTCTATTACCTCCCCAGGCCCATCCCGCGCCAATTGAACCTGTCGAGCGTGGTCGTCGCCGCACTCTCCGAAGCGGACGCGGCTCTCGGACATCTGCAGGGACTGGGCATGCTCATCACCGACCCGAGCCTGCTCATCGGCCCGTACCTTCGGCGTGAGGCGCTCGCGAGCTCTCGAATAGAGGGCACCCAAGCATCGCTATCCGAGGTGTTCCAAGCAGAGATCGACACCGACGCGCGCAACGACGACACCGCCGAAGTCCACCGCTATCTTCAGGCGACGCATCAGGCCTACACGTTGGCAGCAACGTTGCCGATCACCCAGAGACTGATCCTTCAGGTCCACGAAACCCTCTTGACTGGGGTGCGGGGCGAGGAGAAATCGCCTGGGGAGTTCCGACGCTCCCCCGTCTGGGTGGGCCGCGCTGGCGCTACGCCGACGTCCGCAACATTCGTACCGCCGCTCCCCCAACACCTGGGCGACCTCCTCGCGGATTGGGAGCGGTTCGTCAACGACGACGGTCGCGCCCTGCCGGCGCTCGTGCAGGCCGGGCTCATGCACTACCAGTTCGAGACGATCCACCCGTTCCTCGACGGCAACGGCCGAATCGGGCGGCTGCTCATCAACCTCCTTCTCATGGAACGCAAGCGCCTTCCCCTGCCGCTGCTATACCTCTCGAACTACTTCGAAACCCACCGGGAGGAGTACTACGAGCGGCTTCAGGCCGTGCGTGAGAAAGCCGACATCGAGGGATGGCTCACGTTCTTCCTCGAGGCCGTTCGCGCACAAGCTGACGACGCCGTCGACCGCTCCCGCAGGCTGATTTCCATTCGCGAGCGATATCACTCGGAAGCCATCAAGGAGCGTTCGAACCTGCCGCGGCTCGTCGACATCATCGTTCGGAACCCGTTCGTTACGGTCAAGTCAGTCGAAGACGAGCTCCAGATGACCAACCAAGGAACACGCCTGCTCATCAAGAACGCTGAGAAGCGAGGCTGGCTCCGCTCCCTAGGAACGCACGGCAGGGGCGGGCGCGAACGATGGTACGCGCCCGCGATCTTCGAGGTCATCGACATGCCGATGGGCTACGAGGGCTGA
- the eccCa gene encoding type VII secretion protein EccCa: MNVRIVHRPARISEPVVPADDVVLAPPPPVGEGPTGFPLQSLLPIVGSLSSITMIVLLRNNPLMVVVGAVILVVALVGGLGLAFTQRGNAARQRRVQRERYLDYLEETRETVRERADRQRDAALALNPAPGTLVEIGADPARRWERRPGDADFLRVRIGTGDLRAVEVALPAEQNPVQPFDPVMRESAERMVRLAGVAQGMPATVDLEGGGHVSIVGDRTDTLPVARTLVAQIAAFHSPDDVHIAAVVAPHRLDDWRGLDLVPHLSSDAAPTGAVAARRLAPRLDDLLSLLSAELRDRVATAAASRRAGRRTKPGRLIVVIDEGDGSASTMPRLDAALSLADLGITVVHVVDDRLKEPPTVGVRVTVAEGIATIETPGSGEAPATGIRIDPVSSEALEVIARPLAGLRLTRTSAEDAGTSLAPDVTQLLGVDEVDAIDVKASWRVRSAAEFLRVPIGVDDRGGPVLLDLKESAQLGMGPHGICIGATGSGKSELLRTLILGLALTHSPDDLSMILVDYKGGAAFAPFSRLPHVAGIIDNLADDPQLTERARSSIQGEVVRRQRLLKDAGNAASIGHYRQMRRERPDLPALPHLFLVIDEFGELLTAEPDFVELLLTIGRIGRSIGVHLLLSSQRIEGGRLRGLDTYLSYRIGLRTFSEAESAVVLDTPDAFHLPAIPGFGYLKVDTSVYTRFRAGYVSGPVPDPVEAGPRHDDAPPVLPLPAYDLPAHEVEAEEFDSAEPETPTTGRTLVQAATQRLARGVTRTRPVWLPPLPPVLTLGGVLPQADGAGTLRAPMGLLDNPSTQTQSPWMLDLTRSGGHVSITGAPQSGRSMFLRTLAASLSFTHSPRQVSIYGMDLTGGGLARIEPFPHVGGVATRGHRERLTRLLEELTAMLATRERVFRDYGLDSLADMRRQHAQGRLPELPSADVVLLVDGLGALRQDFDDLEAPLAQLLERGGSFGIHVVVALSRWNELRMNLQGLIGTRLELKLNDPADSQIARKLSTTLKADQPGRVLTDDKLFAQIALPLLEEVDDGDTGEALEQLARESAARWGGQGAAPIRLLPEELSPAELPDAIDEPDAVPLGLRQDTMQPVLLDVVTRDPHLLVLGDSHCGKTTALRGIVRGTIDRHTPEELVVALMDARGELVSEVPDAYLGGHASSGRQARLLAESIAVELEKRQSDRDSGPRILVIADDFDILSAGGTEPLRPLLPYLASARDLRLNVVVSRPVAGAARAMFDAALQGIRDTGGTALIMSGDRSEGAILPKLYAEPMIAGRGRLARRGERPTLVQVANFVAGEGAAAGASAGVAAGGTADAAAGAGADATAGAAAGAGAGAAAGGSTVTGGAAAGCETADVHDAAAGGDAARADDAAVGGDTADLGDEAIVGDTAVKSRADAGRRAEGTASGPRPAGTDAEDPPLTRRRRANRAP; the protein is encoded by the coding sequence GTGAACGTCCGGATCGTGCACCGCCCGGCGCGGATCAGCGAGCCCGTGGTGCCCGCCGACGACGTCGTGCTCGCGCCGCCCCCGCCGGTCGGCGAAGGGCCGACCGGCTTCCCGCTGCAGTCTCTCCTGCCGATCGTCGGGAGTCTGTCGTCGATCACCATGATCGTGCTGCTGCGCAACAACCCGCTCATGGTCGTGGTCGGTGCCGTCATCCTCGTCGTCGCGCTCGTCGGCGGTCTGGGCCTGGCCTTCACGCAGCGGGGCAACGCCGCGCGCCAGCGGCGTGTGCAGCGCGAGCGCTATCTCGACTACCTCGAGGAGACGCGCGAGACGGTGCGGGAACGGGCCGACCGCCAACGCGACGCGGCCTTGGCCCTCAACCCCGCCCCCGGCACTCTCGTCGAGATCGGAGCGGATCCGGCGCGGCGCTGGGAACGACGCCCCGGCGACGCCGACTTCCTGCGCGTGCGAATCGGAACGGGCGACCTCCGGGCTGTCGAGGTGGCCCTGCCCGCCGAACAGAACCCGGTGCAGCCCTTCGACCCGGTCATGCGCGAGTCGGCGGAACGGATGGTCCGCCTCGCGGGGGTCGCCCAGGGGATGCCCGCCACCGTCGACCTGGAGGGCGGAGGACACGTGTCGATCGTCGGCGACCGAACCGACACCCTGCCCGTCGCGCGCACCCTCGTGGCCCAGATCGCCGCGTTCCATTCGCCCGATGACGTGCACATCGCGGCCGTCGTCGCGCCGCACCGGCTGGACGATTGGCGCGGACTCGACCTCGTCCCCCACCTGTCGTCGGACGCTGCTCCGACCGGAGCCGTCGCCGCGCGGCGCCTCGCTCCCCGTCTCGACGACCTCCTCTCACTCCTGAGCGCCGAACTCCGCGACCGCGTCGCGACCGCCGCCGCCTCCCGGCGCGCGGGGCGTCGCACGAAGCCGGGCCGCCTGATCGTCGTCATCGACGAGGGCGACGGCTCGGCGAGCACCATGCCCCGTCTGGACGCAGCGCTGAGTCTGGCCGACCTCGGCATCACCGTCGTCCACGTGGTGGACGACAGGCTGAAGGAACCGCCCACCGTCGGTGTGCGCGTGACCGTCGCGGAAGGCATCGCCACGATCGAGACCCCGGGTTCGGGTGAGGCCCCGGCCACCGGCATCCGGATCGACCCCGTTTCGAGCGAGGCGCTCGAGGTGATCGCGCGCCCGCTCGCGGGGCTCCGCCTCACCCGCACCTCCGCCGAAGACGCCGGCACCTCTCTCGCCCCCGACGTCACGCAGCTTCTGGGCGTGGACGAGGTGGATGCCATCGACGTGAAGGCCTCGTGGCGGGTGCGCAGCGCCGCGGAGTTCCTTCGCGTGCCCATCGGCGTCGACGACCGGGGCGGCCCGGTGCTGCTCGACCTCAAGGAGTCGGCGCAGCTCGGGATGGGTCCGCACGGGATCTGCATCGGCGCGACCGGCTCGGGAAAGAGCGAACTGCTGCGCACGCTCATCCTCGGGCTCGCCCTGACCCACTCGCCCGACGACCTCAGCATGATCCTCGTCGACTACAAGGGGGGCGCGGCGTTCGCGCCGTTCTCGCGGCTCCCGCACGTCGCGGGCATCATCGACAACCTCGCCGACGACCCGCAGCTGACCGAGCGCGCTCGGTCGAGCATCCAGGGCGAGGTCGTGCGTCGGCAGCGCCTGTTGAAGGATGCCGGGAACGCGGCATCCATCGGCCACTACCGACAGATGCGCCGGGAACGGCCCGACCTGCCGGCGCTGCCGCACCTCTTCCTCGTCATCGACGAGTTCGGCGAGCTGCTCACGGCCGAACCCGACTTCGTCGAGCTGCTGCTGACGATCGGGCGCATCGGTCGATCGATCGGCGTGCACCTGCTGCTGTCGAGCCAGCGCATCGAGGGCGGACGCCTCCGCGGCCTCGACACGTACCTCTCGTACCGCATCGGTTTGCGCACCTTCTCGGAGGCCGAGTCGGCCGTCGTGCTCGACACCCCGGATGCCTTCCACCTCCCCGCCATCCCCGGTTTCGGCTACCTGAAGGTCGACACCTCGGTCTACACCCGCTTCCGCGCCGGTTACGTCTCGGGACCGGTTCCCGACCCCGTCGAGGCCGGACCACGGCACGACGATGCCCCGCCGGTCCTGCCGCTTCCCGCCTACGACCTCCCCGCGCACGAGGTCGAGGCCGAAGAGTTCGACAGCGCCGAGCCCGAGACCCCGACCACCGGCCGCACGCTCGTGCAAGCGGCGACCCAGCGTCTCGCCCGCGGCGTCACCCGCACGCGGCCGGTCTGGCTCCCGCCGCTGCCGCCCGTGCTCACACTCGGCGGTGTGCTGCCGCAGGCCGACGGCGCCGGGACGCTCCGTGCCCCGATGGGCCTCCTCGACAACCCCTCCACGCAGACGCAGTCGCCCTGGATGCTCGACCTCACCCGTTCGGGCGGACACGTGTCGATCACCGGAGCACCTCAGTCGGGACGCTCGATGTTCCTGCGCACCCTCGCGGCGTCGCTGTCGTTCACGCACTCGCCGCGCCAGGTCAGCATCTACGGCATGGACCTCACCGGCGGCGGCCTCGCCCGCATCGAGCCGTTCCCGCACGTCGGCGGTGTCGCCACGCGCGGGCACCGCGAGCGCCTCACGCGACTGCTCGAGGAGCTCACCGCGATGCTCGCGACGCGCGAGCGCGTCTTCCGCGACTACGGTCTCGACTCTCTCGCCGACATGCGCCGCCAGCACGCGCAAGGGCGTCTGCCCGAGCTGCCGAGCGCCGACGTCGTTCTGCTCGTCGACGGGCTCGGGGCGCTGCGCCAAGACTTCGACGACCTCGAGGCGCCGCTCGCGCAGCTCCTGGAGAGGGGCGGAAGCTTCGGCATCCATGTCGTCGTCGCCCTCTCGCGGTGGAACGAGCTCCGTATGAACCTGCAGGGCCTCATCGGCACGCGCCTGGAACTGAAGCTCAACGATCCCGCCGACTCGCAGATCGCGCGCAAGCTCTCGACGACCCTCAAGGCCGACCAGCCGGGCCGCGTGCTCACCGACGACAAGCTGTTCGCGCAGATCGCCCTCCCCCTGCTCGAAGAGGTCGACGACGGCGACACCGGCGAGGCGCTCGAACAGCTCGCGCGAGAGAGTGCGGCGCGCTGGGGCGGTCAGGGGGCGGCGCCGATCCGCCTGCTGCCCGAAGAACTGTCCCCGGCCGAGCTGCCCGATGCGATCGACGAACCGGATGCCGTGCCCCTGGGGCTCCGCCAAGACACGATGCAGCCCGTGCTCCTCGATGTCGTCACGCGCGACCCGCACCTGCTCGTGCTGGGCGACAGCCACTGCGGCAAGACCACCGCCCTCCGCGGGATCGTGCGCGGCACGATCGACCGGCACACCCCGGAAGAGCTCGTCGTTGCGCTCATGGACGCGCGCGGGGAGCTGGTGTCGGAGGTGCCGGACGCGTACCTCGGCGGACACGCGTCGTCGGGACGACAGGCGCGCCTGCTCGCCGAGTCGATCGCCGTCGAGCTCGAGAAGCGCCAGAGCGACCGCGACTCGGGCCCGCGGATCCTCGTGATCGCCGACGACTTCGACATCCTCTCCGCCGGCGGCACCGAGCCCCTGCGCCCCCTGCTGCCATACCTCGCCTCGGCTCGCGATCTGCGCCTGAACGTCGTGGTCAGCCGGCCGGTGGCCGGCGCCGCGCGCGCGATGTTCGATGCGGCGCTGCAGGGCATCCGCGACACCGGAGGCACGGCTCTGATCATGTCGGGCGACCGCTCCGAGGGCGCGATCCTGCCGAAGCTCTACGCGGAGCCCATGATCGCCGGCCGCGGCCGCCTCGCGCGGCGCGGCGAGCGGCCGACGCTGGTGCAGGTGGCGAACTTCGTCGCCGGGGAAGGGGCGGCGGCGGGTGCGAGCGCGGGTGTCGCGGCGGGTGGGACGGCAGATGCGGCCGCGGGCGCGGGCGCGGATGCGACGGCAGGGGCGGCGGCGGGCGCGGGGGCTGGGGCGGCGGCGGGTGGCTCAACGGTGACGGGCGGCGCGGCGGCGGGCTGCGAGACAGCAGACGTTCATGACGCGGCAGCGGGCGGTGACGCCGCGCGGGCTGACGATGCGGCGGTGGGCGGCGACACCGCCGACCTCGGCGACGAGGCGATCGTCGGCGACACCGCGGTGAAGTCGCGGGCCGACGCGGGTCGGCGCGCCGAGGGCACGGCATCCGGTCCCCGTCCTGCCGGGACGGACGCCGAGGATCCGCCGCTGACGCGACGCAGAAGAGCCAACCGCGCGCCGTAG